Within the Bacteroidota bacterium genome, the region TTCGATTAATTCTTTTTCAGAGAAAAAGAATGCTATCTCAATTTTACCGTTTTCGGGTGAGTCGGATCCGTGCACGATATTCTCACCTTTGTTGTCGGCAAAATCTTTCCTGATAGTACCCGGCACAGCTTCAGCCGGATCGGTTGCGCCGATTAAAGCTCGAAAATCTGCAATTGCATTCTCTTTTTCTAAAGCTATTGGAACACAGCAACCCGAGCTCATAAACTCGACCAAACCATCGTAAAAGGGCATGCCTTTATGAACAGCATAAAATGCACCAGCAGTTTCTTTGGTAAGCCGGTTTTTTTTTATGCCGATTATTTTAAAACCTGCTTTTTCTATTCGTGCAATTACTGCACCTGTTAATTTTTTTCTAACGCAATCAGGTTTCAGAATTGCTAATGTTCTTTCTATCAATTGTTACTCCTTTTTATTTTTTACTTTTTGCCGGTTTCCTTTGTTCAGCTAAAACTTTTTGTACGGTTTCACCAATCAGGGCCGGACTTTCAACAACATGAATCCCCGCTTCACGCATCGCTTGCATTTTTTCAGAAGCAGTTCCCTTGCCTCCTGAAATTATTGCGCCAGCGTGACCCATTCTTCGTCCGGGAGGTGCTGTTCTTCCTGCAATAAATCCGATAACCGGTTTATTAAATTCTTTCTTAATGTATTCAGCAGCTTCCTCTTCGGCTGTTCCACCTATCTCACCAATCATAATTATTGCTTCGGTATCCGGATCGTTCTTAAATATTTTCAAAGCATCTGTAAATTGAGTTCCGATAATCGGATCGCCGCCAATTCCGATGCAGGTTGACTGACCGATGCCTCGCTCGGTTAGCTGCCAGACGGCTTCGTATGTTAACGTACCACTGCGCGAAATCAGTCCGACTTTCCCAGGCAAATGAATAAAGCCCGGCATAATTCCAACTTTTGCTTTCCCCGGCGAAATGACACCCGGACAATTTGGTCCTATCAAACGAACATTTTTCTGTTTTAGATATTCTTTCACGATTACCATATCTTTTGTCGGAATTCCCTCAGTAATGCACACGATTAACTTAATCCCAGCATCTGCGGATTCTTTTATTGCATCTGCGGCAAAAGCCGATGGTACAAAAATCACCGAGGTGTTGGCACCTTCCGATTTAACTGCATCGGCAACGGTGTTGAAAACTGGTACCGGATGTGCAAACGTATCTATTTCGTTTCCTTTATACATCATGTCACCTTTACCAGGTGTTACGCCGGCAACGACTTTCGTTCCGTATGCAATCATTTGCGATGTATGAAACGTTCCTTCGCCACCTGTTATTCCTTGTACTACTAAACGTGTTGTATTATCTGCAAGTATGCTCATAAATTAATCTTCTTAATTTTGTTAAACATTAATATTTATTATTATTTTATATTTTGCCTCTGCGAAATTTCTGTAAAGTTTCTCATAAATAAATTCATGCCATTCTTCAAACCATTCGAGTCGTTGGTCCATCGGTATTTGTTTATGTGATAAGTCGAGCGTGGTATTCCATGTAAACTGACTTCCATACCGCCAACAACAAGATACTTATTGTGCGACTCGTTCAGAGTTTTGAATAATTCCTGATATACCATTAGGAATTTTATTGATCCTTCTTCTCTTCTACTTTTGCAGAATCCTTTGGTTGTTCGATGTCGGTTTGAATATCTCGTGCTGCTTTCCGAAATTCACGTATGCCCTTGCCTAAACCTTGAGCTAAATCCGGAATTTTTTTAGCACCAAAAAATATTAAAATGAAAAGAAAAATTAATAATATTTCAGTCGTTCCTAAATTGCCAAACATAATTTTACCTTTTAGTTAGTTAAACACTTTTTCATGAATTAATTTTTTAATAACTGATTCAAACATTTTTTTACCATCCGTATGAAGCAGCACTTCATCCGAAGCTCTTTCGGGGTGCGGCATCATACCGAGAACATTTCCAGCTTCGTTAATTATTCCCGCAATATTGTGAAGAGCACCATTCGGATTCGCTCCATCCGTAATTATCCCATTTACATCACTGTAACGGAATACTATTTGACGGTTTTGTTCTAATCTATTAATCGTTTCTGCGTCCGCAAAATAATTACCATCACCGTGGGCAATTGGTATTTTAATTATTTCACCTTGTCTGTATTCCGAGGTGAAGCGGTTAGAATTATTTTCGACCCGCAGATAAACATAATCGCAGATGAACTTGAGCGATTTATTACGCAACAGAACACCGGGCAGCAACCCCGTTTCGCAAAGTATTTGAAAGCCGTTACAAATTCCTATTACAACACCACCTTTGTTGGCAAACTCAATTACTGCTTTCATAATTGGTGAAAATCGGGCAATTGCACCGCATCGTAAATAATCGCCATACGAAAAACCGCCAGGCAAAATCAGCGCATCAACATCCGCAACTGAAGTTTCTTTGTGCCAGAAATATCGTACTTCCTGATTTAATATATTTTTCAGTACATAATAACAATCGTGGTCGCAGTTTGAACCCGGAAAAACCACTACACCAAATTTAACATCCGAGCGAATCATTTATAAATCTCTAATCCCATCGCGATAGTGAATGTAGCAGATCTAATTTGGTTATCATAAGCACGATTATGAGAATTGAAAAAAAGTATAACAGCAATTGGGCTTTGAGTACTAATTTTTTATTTTG harbors:
- the ndk gene encoding nucleoside-diphosphate kinase — translated: MERTLAILKPDCVRKKLTGAVIARIEKAGFKIIGIKKNRLTKETAGAFYAVHKGMPFYDGLVEFMSSGCCVPIALEKENAIADFRALIGATDPAEAVPGTIRKDFADNKGENIVHGSDSPENGKIEIAFFFSEKELIEVI
- the sucD gene encoding succinate--CoA ligase subunit alpha; translated protein: MSILADNTTRLVVQGITGGEGTFHTSQMIAYGTKVVAGVTPGKGDMMYKGNEIDTFAHPVPVFNTVADAVKSEGANTSVIFVPSAFAADAIKESADAGIKLIVCITEGIPTKDMVIVKEYLKQKNVRLIGPNCPGVISPGKAKVGIMPGFIHLPGKVGLISRSGTLTYEAVWQLTERGIGQSTCIGIGGDPIIGTQFTDALKIFKNDPDTEAIIMIGEIGGTAEEEAAEYIKKEFNKPVIGFIAGRTAPPGRRMGHAGAIISGGKGTASEKMQAMREAGIHVVESPALIGETVQKVLAEQRKPAKSKK
- the tatA gene encoding twin-arginine translocase TatA/TatE family subunit, encoding MFGNLGTTEILLIFLFILIFFGAKKIPDLAQGLGKGIREFRKAARDIQTDIEQPKDSAKVEEKKDQ
- the purQ gene encoding phosphoribosylformylglycinamidine synthase subunit PurQ, with the protein product MIRSDVKFGVVVFPGSNCDHDCYYVLKNILNQEVRYFWHKETSVADVDALILPGGFSYGDYLRCGAIARFSPIMKAVIEFANKGGVVIGICNGFQILCETGLLPGVLLRNKSLKFICDYVYLRVENNSNRFTSEYRQGEIIKIPIAHGDGNYFADAETINRLEQNRQIVFRYSDVNGIITDGANPNGALHNIAGIINEAGNVLGMMPHPERASDEVLLHTDGKKMFESVIKKLIHEKVFN